The Candidatus Aminicenantes bacterium sequence GTGCCGGGCGTCGGATCGCGCTGCCGCCAGAACTCCTCGATCAGCGCGTCGCGGTCGGCGTCGGTTTCGAGGCGCTTGAAGACGTCGCGCTCGGCGGGAGAGATGATCACGGCCACTTCGTCCTCGAGCCAGGCCTTATGCTTGGGCGAGAGCGGCCGGTTCTGAGGAGAACCAAGGCTCGGACCGGCGGCCAGGGCGGCGACGATGAGCAGGACGGTCAATAATCGCTTCATTTCGCCCCCTCTTAGAACCGGATCCGCATGCCCGTGCTCAGGGTCAGCCCCGAAAAATCGAGGCTCGCCTCCCGAGCGCCCGAAGCCGGGCTGGCCGGGGACACAACCAAGACCGATCGCGACTCTCTTGTCGTCGCATACAGTCGGCCGGAAATTTCCGGGCCGTTGGCTTTCCCATAACTCTCAACCCAGGCCGTCGTCTTTTCCGTCCCCTCCCAGCCAGCCGCGGAAGCGCGACGGTAGACGACCTGTAGGAGCAGCGCGGCTCGCTCCGTCAAGCGGACATCCGCTTCCGCGCCGGCGAAAGCGCCGAAATAATTTCGGTTGGCTTTGATGGAATAGATGAAGTCATGCGTCGTCCCTTGGTTCGGAACGAAGCCATAGCTCGTCGCCTGATCATATTGAAAGGAGGAAAAGAAGATCGCGGGCCCGGCCGAGAGAAAAAGCCGGACGGGTCCTTGGATGACGATCCCATATCGAAGGCCCGGCCGGAGGATAAAAGTCCGCAGGATGGGCGTGCTGGTAGCGCCCAACGCATGCACGCCCTCATCGAACTGGAACTGATCGAAGCGCTGGGCCAGCGAATATTCGCCTGTCAGTCCGACGGCCAGGCGGGGGGTCAGTCGATAATAGAGTCCGGCCGAAAGCAGCATGCCGCCGTTGAAGGCGTGGTGCTTCTCGTCCTTGGCCGCATAGCCCAGATTCGCCAGCCGTCCCTTCAAGTCGTCATAGAGTCCGTCAACACCGGAGGCGAAATCTCCGCCTCCGAACATCGCGTACCCGCCGGTCAGCACGAAATCCAAGCCGATCCCCGCGAACGTGCTTTCCTGGTCGGACCAGAAATCGCGAGGCGGGACGGTCTTTTCCTCGATCACTTCGACGTCGGCCGCGGCCAGAAAGCCCATGACCGCGACGGCGTCCTTCTCGGACCCTGGGACGACGCGATACCAGCCGGCTTCGGCCTCGTAGGACATCAGGACCGTGCCGCGCTTAAGAACCGCGACGACGGGGCTCGCCGCATCCGGCCGCAGGCGGACTGAGGCATTCTCGACCTTGACCCGCAGGCGGCGCTCGACGGATTGGGGAGTCGAGAGAGCCGAGGATCGGGACGCCAAGAGCAGAAAGATACCGACGGCGAGCGTGAACCGGAAGCGGGAATGGCCCAGTGCCTGAATGGGGCGATTTTTTAACACGGCGGAATCCTTACCGCAAGCGCTGCTTTGATGAAACCATTATAGCCCGAAAAAAAAATTAGCAACAGGTCTCGGCGATAACGGAATTATGCGGCACCAAAAGCCACATAGATCTTCGCCAAACACCGGGAAGATCAGGCGGTTCGGGGTGTGCCGTTGGGGGCAACGGTATCATGCTGCGTGAACGGCTCCTTCTACAGCCGTGACCGTGGCGAGGGAACAACGCAGCAAGATCGGCCAACGGCGAAATAGCGAGGGCGGCGCCTTTTTCCACAACTCTCCGAGGGCAGCCAATCCTAGCGGGGACTGTCGAAGCGACGTCCCGACAAGGACTGCGAAGAGCTGCGGCCGCCGAGGGCTGTTTGAGCACGCGGAAATCTATCGGAATCGAAACAGAGGGGCTGATCCCCATTGCCGGAAGATCGAGAATGCGGAGTTCCGCCCTCGCGGGGACTGTCGAAGCGACGTCCCGACGAGGACTGCGAAGCGCTGAGGCGCCTGGCCGGGACGACCAATGCGCCGTCGATAGCGATTTGATCGAGGATAACACAGGGATCCGATCACGGCGCATCGCGCCGTTGCCCCCAACGGCGACTCCGAACCGCCCTTCCCGGAACGGGGCGAAAAGCCTAGCTTTTTCGAGCCAGATCGAAGGTCTCGGCGAGGCCTTTGACCGAGACCGCCCGCGAGGCGAGCGCCGCACCCGCTTGGGCCGCCGCGAAGGCGCCCCCCCCCCCAGCCAGGGCCTTGAGCGCCACGGCGGCAAAGACGTCGCCGCAGCCCGTCGTATCTACGGCCGCAGCCGCCAGCGGAGCGGCGATCATCCGGATCTCGGCCGGCGTTAGGACCAAAACACCTTCCTTGCCCATGGTCACGAAGACGGCCCGTACGCCCAAGCCGAACGCCTCGGCCGCCAGGACGTCGATCTCGGCCCGCTCGGCCCAGCACTCCGGACGGCCGACCATGCAGGCGACCTCCTGCCGGTTGGCCTGGAGGTAGGCCGCGCCCCGAACCCAATCCCGCCATTCGGGCAAGGCGACATAGTCCCGGTGCGCCCCGACGAGCTTGGCCAGGGACAGGGAATGGATGTCGATCCAAATGGGGCAGCGGGACTTGTCGACGATCGAGCGCCAGTCCCCGAGGCGCAGGTCGAACCCCGAATTGAAAGCGAGAAGAAGGGCGTCGAGCCCATCGAGCCCGGCCAGGATCGGCCCGGGGTCGAGAGGCGGCACGGCCGAGCGCAGGACCTCCTCGCGCTCCTTGAGAGACTCGCCGTAGCGGAGCTCGACCTGGTTGCCCGGACCGGGGACATAACGAAGACCGCCGCGCCGCAGGCCGGGCCAGGGGGCAATTAGATCCTCCACCCGGGCCCGCAGCGCCTCGCCGCAGTTCGTAAACAGGCGGACGCCGTCGCCGACGCCGCACCAAACCGCGGCTTGGTAGAGGACGCCCCCGATCATGCCGTACGACCGGCCGTCGTCGTAGACGATGCGGTCGGAGGTGATGGTCCCGATGAGCCCGAATTCGGTCATGGCGAGAGGCCCATCGTATGCGAGCCGGACGCGGATTGCAAGGCGGCGCCGAGCGGACGCGGGACGCGGCCATTCCCAAGCGCGCCCCAGTCTGTTAGCATAGAATCAAGGAGACGGCGCCATGGGCATCCTGAGACGGATCCTGGGGACGGTGTTCGTGATCGTCGCGTTTGTCGGCGGCTGGCAGGTCCGCGGCTGGCTCCATCCGGGAGGAAGCCCGGCGGCAGCCGCGGCCAAGGATCCCGCGCCGCTTCTCCTCGCCGGCGTGCCGGACGTCCGCCAATCCACGGTTTATTCCTGCGGCGCTTCCGTGCTCCAGGCCGTGCTTCAGTATTACGGGCAGGAATCCCGCGAGGACGCCTTGATGAAAGAATGCCGGACAACGGC is a genomic window containing:
- a CDS encoding GWxTD domain-containing protein, coding for MKRLLTVLLIVAALAAGPSLGSPQNRPLSPKHKAWLEDEVAVIISPAERDVFKRLETDADRDALIEEFWRQRDPTPGTARNEFRDEHYRRLAFADKTFGRGLPFQGGKTDRGRIYIALGPP
- a CDS encoding PfkB family carbohydrate kinase, with amino-acid sequence MTEFGLIGTITSDRIVYDDGRSYGMIGGVLYQAAVWCGVGDGVRLFTNCGEALRARVEDLIAPWPGLRRGGLRYVPGPGNQVELRYGESLKEREEVLRSAVPPLDPGPILAGLDGLDALLLAFNSGFDLRLGDWRSIVDKSRCPIWIDIHSLSLAKLVGAHRDYVALPEWRDWVRGAAYLQANRQEVACMVGRPECWAERAEIDVLAAEAFGLGVRAVFVTMGKEGVLVLTPAEIRMIAAPLAAAAVDTTGCGDVFAAVALKALAGGGGAFAAAQAGAALASRAVSVKGLAETFDLARKS